One region of Wyeomyia smithii strain HCP4-BCI-WySm-NY-G18 chromosome 3, ASM2978416v1, whole genome shotgun sequence genomic DNA includes:
- the LOC129729262 gene encoding uncharacterized protein LOC129729262: MISLRQRSTISQWAYQLIRTLSLSTVRCISGKEILNKVDSYSRIKVKCNYNLKIVPYDLLDCPDSNLLKIIVPNTDREPEVKISGKDVSIVDSGDAPVSCFLQIPIKADLAVENLGNTTISELYSDTVYVQSGGNIDTKNLRCTGINVRSNGGDISCRGTTLAQTVSVLTGGEGKILLEKLQGDVFEAESNLGSITVNSSYSNSASFKTSQGDLLLKNVHKSCTVLSEGSGKLVMNGFYGTLQVEVGSREVSLQLSEIHGQSKVIAKAAKDFCLAVSENVIENAKVFVNSELLELEPELDGTQISTKSVDSLGVEAQSTENTLQICSGGLVRVKKMSWMDTFGFSVEKD; encoded by the exons ATGATATCATTACGCCAACGCTCGACGATTTCGCAGTGGGCGTATCAATTAATCAGGACGTTATCATTATCAACTGTCCGGTGTATATCCGGTAAAGAAATCCTAAACAAAGTTGATTCATACAGTAGAATTAAAGTCAAATGCAATTACAATCTAAAAATTGTCCCCTACGACCTGCTTGACTGCCCCGATTCTAACCTGCTGAAAATTATTGTCCCTAATACGGACCGAGAACCCGAAGTAAAAATCAGCGGAAAGGATGTATCGATTGTGGACAGCGGAGATGCTCCTGTAAGCTGTTTTTTGCAGATACCGATTAAAGCTGATCTGGCTGTGGAAAATTTAGGAAATACGACAATTTCAGAACTGTACAGTGACACAGTTTACGTTCAGTCAGGAGGAAATATAGATACTAAAAATCTTCGCTGTACAGGAATAAATGTACGCAGTAACGGCGGAGACATTTCATGCCGGGGAACAACATTAGCACAAACCGTTTCCGTGCTAACAGGTGGTGAAGGGAAGATTCTTCTGGAAAAGCTGCAGGGTGATGTATTCGAAGCAGAAAGTAATCTCGGCTCGATCACTGTGAATTCTAGCTACTCCAACAGTGCGAGCTTTAAAACTAGTCAGGGCgatttattgcttaaaaatgtcCATAAGAGCTGCACCGTTCTCTCCGAAGGTAGTGGAAAGCTGGTTATGA ATGGTTTTTACGGTACTCTTCAAGTGGAAGTTGGCAGCCGAGAAGTTAGCTTACAGCTATCGGAAATCCATGGGCAATCTAAAGTTATAGCCAAAGCAGCAAAGGATTTTTGTTTAGCGGTAAGCGAGAATGTAATCGAGAATGCAAAAGTTTTCGTAAATAGTGAGCTGCTCGAGTTGGAACCCGAGCTAGACGGGACTCAAATAAGCACCAAGTCTGTAGACTCATTAGGGGTTGAGGCCCAGTCGACTGAGAATACACTGCAAATTTGTAGTGGAGGTTTAGTGCGAGTTAAGAAAATGTCCTGGATGGATACGTTTGGATTCTCGGTGGAGAAAGATTAG
- the LOC129730677 gene encoding uncharacterized protein LOC129730677 translates to MGYLIIWLVAICLSGFMACTAHGIAVEMRAEIISDSASRSKRTIGSGSDFVNCLAIGETTTQHRFCSYDQSLLSAIVRTFTRSDTEQQKVRPMCPAGQVFRNRCNVCECKAGGSLLCSTDLCAEDFFDANGLPKYW, encoded by the exons ATGGGCTATCTAATTATATGGCTGGTAGCAATTTGCCTGTCAGGATTTATGGCATGCACAGCCCACGGGATAG CTGTCGAGATGCGTGCAGAAATCATATCGGACTCGGCATCCCGCAGCAAGCGAACAATCGGATCCGGCAGCGATTTCGTAAACTGTTTGGCGATAGGAGAAACCACAACGCAGCACCGCTTTTGCTCGTATGACCAGTCTTTACTAAGTGCCATTGTGCGGACATTCACCCGTAGCGATACTGAACAGCAAAAGGTACGGCCCATGTGCCCTGCAGGGCAAGTTTTTCGCAATCGCTGCAATGTTTGCGAGTGCAAGGCCGGGGGATCGCTGCTATGCAGCACGGATCTGTGTGCTGAGGATTTTTTCGACGCCAACGGTCTGCCCAAGTATTGGTGA